The Inediibacterium massiliense genome includes the window CCCTAAATATTCTTGACTCATAACCTCTCTCCTATATATTTTTTAGTCATCACTTTCATATAGGATTATATTGTCCTTAATCATTATAAATGACTTATCTACTTTATTCAACAATATCCTTATTCATTCACTAAATATATACAATTTTTAATTTTTATTCTCTATATAACATTTGATATACTTTATAACTTTTCTTTACTTTTTTTACATAATTCTTTGTTTCAGGAAAAGGAATGTCCTCTAAAACTTTCCCGTCCTTGCTATAGCGAATATCTTTTAACCATTTGTTTACATTTCCGCTTCCTCCATTGTAAGCTGCAAGCATCAATTCTAAATTTCCATTAAATTCATTTCTTAATCGATTTAAGTACCAACAACCAATCATAATATTCATCTCTGGTATAAATAAAAATGTTTCATCATATTTATCTATTTTTAATTCTTTAGATGCCCATTCTCCAGTTATTGGGGAAATTTGCATAAGCCCTTTCGCTTCTCTATGAGATTTGGCATTTTCATCAAACTTACTTTCTGTTCGAATAATTGCTGCAATTAAATAAGGGTCTAAATCATATTCTTTTGCATATTTTCGAATAATATCTTCATAATAAATAGGATATATTATTTTAAATATAGCATATATACTATAAAATCCTATTACAAGTACAAGCACAAGCATTATTAATCTTAATATTTTTTTATATTTACTGATATCTATTAAAAGCAAATGGATCCCTCCATCAATACTCTCTCACCCTTTTTAATTCCTCTTGTATTTTATTTGTCAAATCCTCTATACTTCCGCTATTATTTAAAACAACATGAGCATATTTCGTTTTTTCCTCTGTAGACATTTGAGCATTTATTCTTTTTTTTGCACTTTCAAAAGAAAATCCATCTCTTTCCATAAGCCTATAAATCTGTGTTTGTTTATCTGTTATGACAAGCCAAACTTCATCTACCAAATCATTCATCTTCATTTCAATTAATAAAGCTGCATCTACAATTATAACAGGATAGATAGAAAGTTTTCTATACATATTTATTTTATTAATGATTTCATCTATTATTCTTTGATGGGTAATATCGTTTAGTTTTTTTAATTTTTCCTGATTAGAAAATACAATATTTCCTAATTTTTTTCTATCTAAATCACCATTTTTTTGAAGAACTTCTTCTCCAAAATATTTTACAATTTCAAAAAAAGCTTCTTTTTTAGGTTCTACAATTTCTCTTGCTACTAAATCTGCATCAATCACCGGAACTCCTAAACCCTTTATAATAAACGAAGCTGTACTTTTTCCTGTAGCAATTCCTCCTGTAAGACCAATCACTTTCATAGTTTACTTCCTTTCATTACTTTGTATCATACCAACTATTCCCTATATTCATATCTACGTTCAGTGGAACTTTTAAACTTATAGCATTCTCCATCTCTTCTTTTACAATTTTTTTTACTTCGTCTATTTCATCTTTATGAGTTTCTACCATAAGTTCATCATGAACTTGCAAAATTAGTTTTGATTTTAATTTTTTGTTTTTTAATTTTTCATACACTCGAATCATAGCAATTTTTATAATATCTGCTGCACTTCCTTGTATTGGAGTATTCATTGCAGTTCTTTCTCCAAAAGAACGTATATTAAAATTTTTAGATTTTAATTCTGGAATATATCTTCTTCTATTTAAAATAGTTGTCACATATCCTTTTTCTTTCCCTACTTCTACAATATGATCCATATAATTTTTTACCCCTTCATATTTACTAAAATATTCATCTATATATCTTTGCGCTTCCTTTTTCGTAATATGTAGATTTTCAGATAAACCATAGTCACTAATTCCATAGACGATTCCAAAATTTACTGCTTTTGCTCTACTTCGTTGTAATGAACTTACTTCTTCTATAGGTACATGAAATACTTTTGAAGCTGTAGAAGCATGAATATCTTGTTTTTGATGAAAAGCCTCTATTAAATTTTCATCCTTTGAAATATGAGCAAGTATTCTTAATTCAATTTGAGAATAATCTGCATCTAATAAAACATAATCTTCATTAGTAGGCACAAATACTTTTCTTATTTTTCTCCCTACCTCTAGCTTAATAGGAATATTTTGAAGATTAGGCTCTGTACTACTAATTCTTCCTGTAGCCGTTACTGTTTGATGAAAGCTAGAATGAATTTTATGAGTATTAGGGTTAATGACTCCTATGAGGCCATCTATATATGTAGTTTTTAGCTTTACCAGTTGCCTATATTCGATGATGCTTGGAATAATAGGATGTTTATCGTAAAGTTTTTCTAGCACTTCAATATTTGTAGAATAACCTGTTTTTGTTTTTTTCATAGGTGGCAATTTTAGTTTGTCAAATAAAATTTCTCCTAATTGCTTTGTAGAATTAATATTAAAAACACCTTCTGCATAAGTATAAATTTCTTCTGTCAAAGCATTTATTTTTTCATTCAATTCTTTCCCTATTTCTTCAAGTCTTTGTTGATCTACATAAAATCCTTCAAACTCCATTCCTGCTAATACTTTCATAAGTGGAATCTCAATATCCTTATACAAATCATAAAGTTCATCTTCTTTTAATTTTTCTATGATTTTTTCTTTTATTTTTCTTACCGTATTACAAATTCCATATCCATATTGAATTAATTTTTCTTCCTCTACCCCATCATAATGGATTCTCTTTTTTCCTTTTCCTAAAAGTTCCTCTTCTCCTACAATCTTTTCATTCAAATATTCATAAGCAATATCTTCTATAGCATAGGATTTTCTTGTAGGCTCTATTAAATATAATGCAATAGCTAAATCAAAATCTATTCCTTCAAAATTCATATTATGTCCATATAAAGCTAAAATATCTTTTTTCATTTCAAATCCATATTTTTTAATATGTACATCTTCAAATATATCTTTTAATTCTATCAAGAATTCATTGTGATTTTTTATATCTACAAAATAATTTGTGTCTTCTATTTGAATATAAATTCCTACAATCTCATCTTTTATAATATTTTTTTCACTAGAAAATACTTTTACATATATCTCTTTTTTGTCTTTCATTTTATGCTTTAGTTTATCTAATTTTTCTTTTTTGTCAATTTGAATGATCTCTATATTTTCACTTTGTTGTGATATAGGATCTTGGTCTTTTAACTTATCTAAAAATTTTTTAAACTCCAGCTTATAAAAGAGTTCTGTTAATTTTTTTGTGTCTGGCTCTGTTCTCCTAAATTCATCTAAAGACATTTCTACAGGAACATTTAGCATAATGGTAGCTAACTTTTTACTTAAAACAGCCTGCTCTGCATATTCTCTTATTTTTTCTCTTAGTTTAGGACTAGATACTTGATCTACATTTTCTAGTAAATTTTCTACACTTTCAAATTCCTTAATCAATTTAATAGCAGTCTTTTCTCCAATACCAGAAACTCCTGGAATATTATCTGATTTGTCTCCCATAAGTCCTTTTACATCTATAAACTGTTTAGGTGTCACTTCATATTGATTCATAAAATTTTGTTCATCATATTCTTCTAGGCTACTTACTCCTTTTTTAGTAATAAAAACTTTTGTTTTTTTAGAAACCAATTGAAGAGCGTCCTTATCTCCCGTAATCACAATAGGATGGATATTTTGTGTCTCGCTATAATTTACAATGGTCCCAATCAAATCGTCTGCCTCAAAGCCATCAATTTCTACTCTATGAATATGAAAAGCATCTAAAATCTCTTTTAGAATAGGAAATTGCTCTGCCAATTCGTCTGGCATTTTTTTTCTTCCTGCTTTATATTCATCAAAAGCTTTATGTCTAAAAGTAGGTGCCTTCCTATCAAAAGCTACTGTAATGTAATCTGGATTATAATCTTCAAAAATTTTATGTAATACACTTACAAACCCATATACAGCATTTGTATGAACTCCATCTTTTGTAGTAAGTTCAGGAATTGCATAAAAAGTCCTGTTAATCAAGCTATTTCCGTCTATTATAATGATTTTTTCTTCCAATAAAATCCTCTCCTTGCAAATCTCTTTAAGTTTAACTATATATTTCCCCAAAAAAATATATTGTAGTCTTTAACTATATTCTCAATTACTTTCTAAATTCCTCCTTGAAAATTCCTATATAAAAACAAGCCTTTTCAATAAGGCTTGTTTGACTCATTATATAAAGATACATAAATCGTACACATTTCCATTTCTTCATCCGAATTTTTTACATTTTCTTGGAATTGATCTATATCCTGATTTCCTTTATGGATTGGTTCTTGGGTTTGTAAATTTTCGATTTTCTCTAAAGGGCTTTCATTATTTTTTTCAACTTCTTCATCTTCTATCAAATATTTTTCAACTTCTCCTAATTCCTTTGCTTGTTTTTCAAACTCTAATAGTTTTTCTTTAGGAATATAGACCACCATTTCCTCCATCTGAGAAACATTTCTTTTTGTTTTTACCTCATCTATTTCACAGTCTTTAGAAACTTCCAAATTTCCACCTAAATTTTTTACCATTTGAATAAATTCATTTTTAGGTATATGAATCGTCATAGAAACATTTTGACTTATGCTTTGAGTAGATTGCTGTATACTAAACTTCCTTAATGTAGGCACTTCTTGAGATCCATTATAAAGAGCCACTTTAGGATCATTATCTTGGGGATAATCTGGTAGTTTTTCCTCCACAAAAACATCATGACTCAAAACAGAGTTTTGGGGATCATTGCTTTCCTTTTGTGATAAAGATTTTTTTACTTCTTTCTTTGGATTTTCTATATCTTTTTTATTTTCTTTTAAAGTTTCTGTATCCTCTACTTTTTCCATGTTTCTTTCTGAATTTGATTCTTTTGGGGCAAAATACTCTATTTTGGTAGAATATATTTCTTCTTTTATATCTTTTGGAGAATAAAATAAAGACATAGATGTAATACCTATCACCAACATAGCGGCAACAGAAGTGAATACTTTCCAATTTATTTTATTTATACTTTTTCTTTTTGTACTTTTCTGAACATCTACTAATTTTTCATGTAAACTTTCCGCAAAATCTTCTGGTAAATCTATCATAGGCAAATCTTTACATAAAGAAATATACTCTAGCATTTTTTCATATTCCTCTTTGCACACTTGACATTCCATTAAATGATTTTTAACTTCTTTCTTTGTCCACTCATCTAATTGATCATCTATATATAAAGAAATCATTTCTTGTATTTGTAGACAATTCATATGATCCCTCCTTCCTATATTTTGACGTAATCTTTATGGAAAAGTTCCTCTGATGTTATGATCTTCTTTAAAGCTTGTCTTGCCCTATTGAGTCTTGATTTAACAGTTCCTTCAGAACAATTCAATATTCTCCCAATTTCTTCATATGAAAAACCTTGTATATCTCTTAGTATAATCACAGATCTATGATTCTCCGATAAAGAATCAATAGCCTTTTGTATATGTCTTTGAATTTCATTTTTTTCAATTATTTTCTCTGGAGTATTTTTTTCGTCTGGTATTTCTCTTAAAATATTTCCATCTTCTGTTTCTAACTTCTGATCATAAGAATAAATTTTCATTTTCTTTTTCTTTCTTAATACATCTAAGCAAGTATTTGTAACAATTTTATAAAGCCAAGTAGAAAAAGTGCTTTCTTCTTTAAATTTGTCAATATTTTTATATGCTTTTATAAAAGCATCTTGTGTAGCATCCTTCGCATCTTCTATATTTCCAAGCATTCTATAAGCAATATTAAAAGCAAGTTTTTGATGATTTTGAATTAAAATTTCAAAGCTTTCTATGTGTCCTTTTTGACTTTTATGTATAAGACTTTTCTCCTGCACTAAAGTCCCTCCTTTCCTCATAAAAATCCCTATAAATAAGACGAAACTTTTTATAAAAAGTTCCATATTTGCTCATATTATTTCTAAAAAATAAAGAACCTACTTATACAGTAGATTCTATCTTGTTTCCATTACAGGAATATTTTTAGTAATATGATAAGGATGAAAAAAAGATTCAACTATATGCTTTTCTTGATCGTATACAACTGTAGCATGATGCATAAAATTATTTTTGAAATAATATCGAAGATCAATAGATTTTAATATAATATTATCTTTCTTTTCTAATTGTACCACATGATAAATAGGAGTAAATTCTTTGAAATATTTTCCTACATTTGTTTGTTGGAACATTTCTACTACCTCATCTTGAGGTTTTTTAAATTTCTTTCTTTCAAAAACCTTTCCATTTACAAAATTTACTTGGCCTACTAGATGATACGTAGTAGTACTTACAATAAAATCCCATTTGTGAAAAGCCATAAGTGCTGGCAAAATATTAATATCTATAATTTTATATCCATTTTGATAATATTCTTTTACAATTTTTTTTGCATATACCTTCATAGCATATCTAAATCCTAAATACAAGAAGAATGTAACCCCGGTCAAGCTATAAAAAAGAAATGACTTTTCCTTTACAAAAATAAGCAATATACACAATAACGTAATTACAGGGTCATAAAGCATTAAAATTCCTATCATAGATTTTTTCTTTGTAAAAGGCATAAATAATTTTGCTCCATAAGAATTTAAAATATCAAATACCGTATGGGATAAACATCCAACAAATGTCCAAAATAGCACTTGTAAAAATTGAAATTGAACGAAAAAAGATAACCCTATTGTAATGATTACCGCAAGCCCTATTAAAGATGGCAGAGAATGAGAAATACCTCTATGATGTTTTAAATAGGTATAATCACCTTTTACTTTCGCAATAATATCAATATCTGGCGACATAGCTCCAATAGCACATCCTAAGGATATAGGATTTGTAAGACTTACAGGATCTCCGCTAAATGCAGATATTGCAAGTCCAATGACTCCATGTGTAAGTGGATCCATTTTTCCACCTTCCTTTCTAATCATTCACTATTATCTATTTTATATTTTGTTTTCATTTCATATACATCAATTTAGTTTACCATAATCTTTTTATATCTTCAACAAGAATTTTGTTATTGAAGATAATTTTTAAAAATTTCTATTGCACTTTGTATATATATATGGTATTATAATTCTTGTCACAAGCCGAAGTGGTGGAATTGGCAGACGCGCTGGACTCAAAATCCAGTGATGGCAACATCGTGCGGGTTCGACCCCCGCCTTCGGCACCAATCAATAAAAAAACCTAGGTTATCAAACCTAGGTTTTTTCTATATTCTTCTCCCAAACAGCCCTCTTCTCCTACTTAGATATTCCTCTATATACTGCACTCTTTCATGAAGTTCTTCTAATTTTTTCATTTCTTCTGAAATTCTTTTTACATCTTCATTTAGTTTTTTAAATTCATTTTCTTTTATGTATACACCTTCTACCTTTTGTTTTTCCTTTTTTTCTACTTTTTCTTCTATTTTTGTTCTTTCTTCACCTTCCATTATCGATACCTCCTCTTTTTTTTTATAGGAATTTCTTGTGCCTTTTCTAAAGGTCCAAATCCTATAAACGAAAATTCAGGATATGCTTTCCCAAAAGCATAACAAAGCTGATAATTTTCTTTGATTTTTTCATAATTTGTATAATATTTATATTGAAAGAACAATATTTCTTTAGACTCCTTCCACAAGTAAGGCTCACTCCATGTAATTCCTTCATCTATAGAAAAACTACTAACCACTTGATCATATTCGGTCCATATGGTCCAAAGTTTATCCTTCTCTTTTACAAATAATGGATAAGAACAATTTGCAGGATTAGATAAAATATGTTCAATTTTTTTAATAGCTTGATCTTGTTCTAGTTTATATTTTTCGTACTTAATGATTAAATTTCCATCTACATATGAAGAATATGTCACATGAATTAACTCCTCATGAGTCATGAGTAAATTTAAATATAATTTTTCACAACTAGACCATGTTAATTGTATAGAAGGGTTCCACTGTTGTTTTTGTATATCAAATTCTTTTATAAATATTTGTTCATACCCCTTTATAAGCTGATAAAAACCAATGACTAACTTATTTTCATAGTCAATCAATTGAAATGGATTTAAAAATTTTTGAATTTCAATATCTTCTACTACAAAACTTCTCCATTCTTGATTTTCACAATAATGGTGATAAATTCTATAACACATGGAATTTTCTTGTGCTTTCACGCAATAAACAATATGCACTTTTCCTGTACACAATACAATGTTTAAGTTAAAAACTTTTAGACTTACATCTCCTCCTAAAGAATTTTCATACCATATTCCTTTTTTAAAAGTCATAAGTATAATCTCACCTTTTGTATTTTGATAGACCATGTACAAATCTTTTTCGTCCATACTTGCATCAAATTCTCCGCTGCTATTTTCTATCAATACTTCTTTTTTATATTCGCCTAATTGTTTATCAAAATATGTGTATATTATTTTTTCTTTTTCTTCTTGAAAACTGTGTAAATTTCCTACTTCATCATGCATTAAAATATTTTTTTGATTTGAAAATGGCATTCTCTCACCACCTAATTGCAAATTTCATAAGTTTAGATTTTTCTCTTACTATCATATTTTTAAAATCAAAATATATGACAAAATCTATTGAATGAATGTCACACAAATTTTTTGTCATGAATATACTAGCATTGAGAGAAGATTATCTCAGAATATAAAAGGAGGTTAAAACTATGGGATGTAATAGTAATACAAGACCAATAAGTCTTTCTATTAGTGATAAATGTTGTACTGCAACTACTGGATGTCATTTTGATGGGTCACTTAGAAATGTTGTAGCTGAACCTGTATATGTTCAAAAAGTTTATGATGCTGCGTTATTTAATTTACAAGGGTTAAGAACAATTTCTTGTCAACCTCTTCAACCTAATTTAGGTAGAAATTCAAGAATCACAAGAGTTTTAGACATTCGATGCAGAAAGTTTTTTAATCCTGAAAATATAAACGACGAAAGAAATCTAAAAGTAAAACCCATTACAACTGTTTCTGGAGCAGATTTTGTTGAAGATGGATGTGGAAAACCTATAAAAGTAATAGGTCCAGATGGCACTAGATCAGAAAAAATTCTTTATACAAACACAGAAACATGTGATAATGAATTTAAAGGAACTCCTATATTTGGAACACAAAATGTTGAAATCACTGGAAATGTAGTAATTGAAATTGATGTGCTTTATACAGATCATTGTGATAAAGAATGTGAAATTACACTTGCAGCAAATGTTCCTATTGCAAGAGACAGCGCCCCTCTTT containing:
- a CDS encoding lytic transglycosylase domain-containing protein codes for the protein MLLIDISKYKKILRLIMLVLVLVIGFYSIYAIFKIIYPIYYEDIIRKYAKEYDLDPYLIAAIIRTESKFDENAKSHREAKGLMQISPITGEWASKELKIDKYDETFLFIPEMNIMIGCWYLNRLRNEFNGNLELMLAAYNGGSGNVNKWLKDIRYSKDGKVLEDIPFPETKNYVKKVKKSYKVYQMLYRE
- the coaE gene encoding dephospho-CoA kinase (Dephospho-CoA kinase (CoaE) performs the final step in coenzyme A biosynthesis.), encoding MKVIGLTGGIATGKSTASFIIKGLGVPVIDADLVAREIVEPKKEAFFEIVKYFGEEVLQKNGDLDRKKLGNIVFSNQEKLKKLNDITHQRIIDEIINKINMYRKLSIYPVIIVDAALLIEMKMNDLVDEVWLVITDKQTQIYRLMERDGFSFESAKKRINAQMSTEEKTKYAHVVLNNSGSIEDLTNKIQEELKRVREY
- the polA gene encoding DNA polymerase I, coding for MEEKIIIIDGNSLINRTFYAIPELTTKDGVHTNAVYGFVSVLHKIFEDYNPDYITVAFDRKAPTFRHKAFDEYKAGRKKMPDELAEQFPILKEILDAFHIHRVEIDGFEADDLIGTIVNYSETQNIHPIVITGDKDALQLVSKKTKVFITKKGVSSLEEYDEQNFMNQYEVTPKQFIDVKGLMGDKSDNIPGVSGIGEKTAIKLIKEFESVENLLENVDQVSSPKLREKIREYAEQAVLSKKLATIMLNVPVEMSLDEFRRTEPDTKKLTELFYKLEFKKFLDKLKDQDPISQQSENIEIIQIDKKEKLDKLKHKMKDKKEIYVKVFSSEKNIIKDEIVGIYIQIEDTNYFVDIKNHNEFLIELKDIFEDVHIKKYGFEMKKDILALYGHNMNFEGIDFDLAIALYLIEPTRKSYAIEDIAYEYLNEKIVGEEELLGKGKKRIHYDGVEEEKLIQYGYGICNTVRKIKEKIIEKLKEDELYDLYKDIEIPLMKVLAGMEFEGFYVDQQRLEEIGKELNEKINALTEEIYTYAEGVFNINSTKQLGEILFDKLKLPPMKKTKTGYSTNIEVLEKLYDKHPIIPSIIEYRQLVKLKTTYIDGLIGVINPNTHKIHSSFHQTVTATGRISSTEPNLQNIPIKLEVGRKIRKVFVPTNEDYVLLDADYSQIELRILAHISKDENLIEAFHQKQDIHASTASKVFHVPIEEVSSLQRSRAKAVNFGIVYGISDYGLSENLHITKKEAQRYIDEYFSKYEGVKNYMDHIVEVGKEKGYVTTILNRRRYIPELKSKNFNIRSFGERTAMNTPIQGSAADIIKIAMIRVYEKLKNKKLKSKLILQVHDELMVETHKDEIDEVKKIVKEEMENAISLKVPLNVDMNIGNSWYDTK
- a CDS encoding anti-sigma factor family protein, coding for MNCLQIQEMISLYIDDQLDEWTKKEVKNHLMECQVCKEEYEKMLEYISLCKDLPMIDLPEDFAESLHEKLVDVQKSTKRKSINKINWKVFTSVAAMLVIGITSMSLFYSPKDIKEEIYSTKIEYFAPKESNSERNMEKVEDTETLKENKKDIENPKKEVKKSLSQKESNDPQNSVLSHDVFVEEKLPDYPQDNDPKVALYNGSQEVPTLRKFSIQQSTQSISQNVSMTIHIPKNEFIQMVKNLGGNLEVSKDCEIDEVKTKRNVSQMEEMVVYIPKEKLLEFEKQAKELGEVEKYLIEDEEVEKNNESPLEKIENLQTQEPIHKGNQDIDQFQENVKNSDEEMEMCTIYVSLYNESNKPY
- a CDS encoding RNA polymerase sigma factor translates to MQEKSLIHKSQKGHIESFEILIQNHQKLAFNIAYRMLGNIEDAKDATQDAFIKAYKNIDKFKEESTFSTWLYKIVTNTCLDVLRKKKKMKIYSYDQKLETEDGNILREIPDEKNTPEKIIEKNEIQRHIQKAIDSLSENHRSVIILRDIQGFSYEEIGRILNCSEGTVKSRLNRARQALKKIITSEELFHKDYVKI
- a CDS encoding metal-dependent hydrolase, which gives rise to MIRKEGGKMDPLTHGVIGLAISAFSGDPVSLTNPISLGCAIGAMSPDIDIIAKVKGDYTYLKHHRGISHSLPSLIGLAVIITIGLSFFVQFQFLQVLFWTFVGCLSHTVFDILNSYGAKLFMPFTKKKSMIGILMLYDPVITLLCILLIFVKEKSFLFYSLTGVTFFLYLGFRYAMKVYAKKIVKEYYQNGYKIIDINILPALMAFHKWDFIVSTTTYHLVGQVNFVNGKVFERKKFKKPQDEVVEMFQQTNVGKYFKEFTPIYHVVQLEKKDNIILKSIDLRYYFKNNFMHHATVVYDQEKHIVESFFHPYHITKNIPVMETR